The nucleotide sequence CCGACGCCGCCGCGAGACTCACCGCTCAGCGCAGGTTGTGGGCGCGGGCCCAGGTGAGGATGGCCGCGTTGGCGGCGTCCGCCTTCTCGAAGATCGCCGCGTGCGCCGCCCCCGGAATGAGCACCAGCGTGCTGCCCGCGATGTTCTGCTGCAGCTTCACCGAGAAGTCCGGCGGGTATACCGTGTCCTCCACCCCCTCCAGAATCAACGTCGGCACCGTGATCGTCTTCAAGGTCGGCACCGAGTCCGGCCGGGTCGCCAGCACCGTCGCGCCCGC is from Deinococcus metalli and encodes:
- a CDS encoding alpha/beta fold hydrolase, with amino-acid sequence AGATVLATRPDSVPTLKTITVPTLILEGVEDTVYPPDFSVKLQQNIAGSTLVLIPGAAHAAIFEKADAANAAILTWARAHNLR